The following proteins come from a genomic window of Nitrospirota bacterium:
- a CDS encoding biopolymer transporter ExbD, which translates to MGFRVDSEKKRARPEINVTPLIDVVLVLLIIFMVVTPLMRREFWTHLPKQDKKEVVQKTANNDSLVLRIMPGDKLLVNKAEISVNDLSGKLKRMFAAKDDHVLFVDIDNEANYGFAVQAMDKAREGGAVTIALLAKPINE; encoded by the coding sequence ATGGGTTTCCGGGTAGATTCAGAAAAAAAGAGAGCGAGACCTGAGATTAACGTTACTCCACTTATTGATGTTGTGCTTGTTTTACTAATCATTTTTATGGTTGTTACACCTCTAATGAGAAGGGAGTTCTGGACACACCTGCCAAAACAGGACAAGAAAGAGGTTGTCCAGAAAACAGCAAATAATGATTCACTTGTGTTACGGATTATGCCAGGGGACAAGTTGTTAGTCAATAAAGCAGAGATATCAGTTAATGATCTTTCAGGAAAGCTCAAGAGGATGTTTGCTGCAAAAGATGACCACGTATTGTTTGTTGATATAGACAACGAAGCCAATTACGGTTTTGCTGTTCAAGCGATGGATAAGGCAAGGGAAGGTGGTGCCGTCACCATCGCTTTATTAGCAAAACCGATAAACGAATGA
- a CDS encoding biopolymer transporter ExbD: MKSASPHINVTPLVDVVLVLLIIFMVVIPRMIDQIPIDLPGVFNPDPKYEQKHEPVTITIAADKQLYIGEQSYSGVEAIENELALIRQETPDRQVLVKADTSLQFKHVRPVLDILQKLGFRGTGFVVGAKNKEEG, translated from the coding sequence TTGAAATCCGCAAGCCCGCACATTAATGTTACACCACTGGTAGATGTTGTTCTTGTCCTGCTTATCATATTTATGGTTGTTATCCCGAGGATGATAGACCAGATACCGATAGATTTGCCAGGTGTCTTCAATCCTGACCCAAAGTATGAGCAAAAGCACGAACCTGTGACTATTACGATTGCGGCTGATAAACAATTATATATAGGAGAACAATCTTATTCGGGAGTCGAAGCAATTGAAAATGAACTAGCGCTTATACGCCAGGAAACACCGGACAGACAGGTTCTTGTAAAGGCAGACACGTCGCTTCAATTTAAACATGTCCGACCTGTGCTTGATATCCTCCAGAAACTCGGCTTTAGGGGCACAGGTTTTGTAGTAGGAGCCAAGAACAAAGAAGAAGGATAA
- a CDS encoding MotA/TolQ/ExbB proton channel family protein yields the protein MEFNWIQMWSSMSPLAKGVAVVLIIMGLMSLSVFIERSIVIYRHRKSSKVFLNEVAPLLANPHFSDALAITDKYSTSYAAKVMIKGIKDYQVDKDPKKVSNKLERYYESLSHEMRRGLTVLSTVASTAPFVGLLGTVIGIVSAFRGIAQAGSGGLAAVSAGIAEALVETALGLFVAIPAVIMFYYLSVKIDKEEITVRSIGGELVEKMEEDIEIRKPAH from the coding sequence TGAGCCCTTTAGCAAAGGGAGTTGCAGTAGTGCTTATCATCATGGGGCTTATGTCCCTGTCTGTTTTCATCGAAAGAAGCATCGTGATATACCGACACAGGAAAAGCTCGAAAGTATTCCTTAACGAGGTAGCCCCCTTGCTTGCAAATCCTCATTTTTCAGATGCTCTTGCAATAACAGACAAATACTCGACGAGTTATGCAGCAAAAGTTATGATCAAGGGAATTAAAGACTACCAGGTGGATAAAGACCCTAAGAAAGTCAGCAACAAACTCGAACGGTATTATGAGAGCTTATCACATGAGATGCGGCGTGGACTCACAGTTCTATCAACAGTAGCATCAACTGCGCCTTTTGTGGGACTACTGGGGACAGTCATCGGTATAGTCTCTGCATTCAGGGGTATTGCGCAGGCCGGCTCCGGCGGATTAGCTGCTGTGTCTGCTGGGATAGCAGAAGCTCTTGTTGAAACAGCCCTTGGGCTGTTTGTCGCAATCCCTGCTGTCATAATGTTTTATTATCTTTCTGTAAAGATAGATAAAGAAGAGATAACAGTCAGATCTATCGGGGGTGAACTTGTAGAAAAAATGGAGGAAGATATTGAAATCCGCAAGCCCGCACATTAA